In Paenibacillus ihbetae, the following are encoded in one genomic region:
- a CDS encoding GNAT family N-acetyltransferase, whose amino-acid sequence MRDRGRALGYIWLEIKQYQESAFKISTQSVYVHQLSIIKEAQRKGLGTLLMDKVCEFALEQGIRKIELDYWVNNETAGRFYHKQGFKKYREFLYKDLT is encoded by the coding sequence ATTCGTGATAGAGGCCGGGCATTAGGATACATATGGCTGGAGATAAAGCAGTACCAAGAGAGTGCTTTTAAGATATCAACTCAATCGGTTTATGTTCACCAGTTAAGCATTATTAAAGAAGCTCAGCGTAAGGGATTAGGCACGCTTCTGATGGATAAAGTATGCGAATTTGCGCTTGAACAGGGAATCCGAAAAATTGAACTTGATTACTGGGTCAACAACGAAACTGCTGGAAGGTTCTATCATAAGCAAGGTTTTAAGAAATACAGAGAGTTTCTATATAAAGATTTAACTTAA
- a CDS encoding hydrolase, with translation MGSRIMHLIIANKIADSLAIKDKASFLIGGIAPDAVPTKDISHFFKGEVQDYTRYIDYHGFLHKYSSHKDSHYVLGYFVHLIADDIWLQGFNLAWLKNRMEADEGLYKRYHHDFRILNGKLLEYYGVKDELRNWLSIQPAIMDLQEVKASEVEQLIPSALGDMVYDQDALDEKLHVFTFDQIVGYIETSADKGLIHLKPILT, from the coding sequence ATGGGCTCTAGAATTATGCATTTGATTATTGCTAATAAAATTGCAGACAGTCTAGCAATTAAAGATAAGGCGTCCTTTTTAATAGGTGGCATAGCTCCCGACGCGGTCCCCACCAAAGACATATCCCATTTCTTCAAAGGCGAAGTTCAAGATTATACACGATATATCGATTATCATGGTTTCCTGCATAAGTATAGCTCGCATAAAGACAGTCATTATGTATTGGGGTATTTTGTACATTTAATCGCTGATGATATTTGGCTGCAGGGGTTTAATCTAGCTTGGTTGAAAAATAGAATGGAAGCGGATGAAGGGTTATATAAGCGATACCATCATGATTTCCGAATACTAAACGGGAAGTTGCTGGAATACTACGGTGTCAAGGATGAGTTAAGAAATTGGCTTAGCATACAACCGGCCATCATGGATTTGCAGGAAGTGAAGGCAAGTGAAGTTGAACAATTGATTCCTTCCGCGTTGGGCGATATGGTGTATGATCAGGACGCTTTAGATGAAAAGCTCCATGTATTTACGTTTGACCAAATCGTCGGATATATCGAAACCTCGGCAGATAAGGGCCTTATCCATTTAAAACCTATACTAACTTAA